In one window of Leptospira sp. WS92.C1 DNA:
- a CDS encoding DUF1801 domain-containing protein, translating into MYLFSFIPIPTFIMSSEIHNYIESQTEIRKKRLLSLRTWIVDSFPEIQESMKYRMPTYQLEENWIAFASQKNYISIYLCDANFLKDLKRKFPTLITGKACLNIKDNDPFPFNEIQTSIRLILKSKPKLRISNGKSATQRNSPSKRNSLRQNTLHKK; encoded by the coding sequence ATGTATCTTTTTTCATTCATACCGATTCCTACTTTTATTATGTCTTCGGAGATTCACAATTACATCGAGTCTCAAACGGAGATCCGTAAAAAAAGACTTCTGTCTCTCCGAACTTGGATCGTGGATAGTTTTCCCGAAATTCAAGAATCGATGAAATACAGGATGCCGACCTACCAACTCGAAGAGAATTGGATTGCCTTTGCTTCTCAAAAAAATTATATTTCGATCTATCTCTGCGATGCGAATTTTTTAAAAGATCTCAAAAGGAAATTTCCTACTTTGATTACCGGTAAAGCTTGCCTGAATATCAAAGACAACGATCCGTTTCCTTTTAATGAAATTCAGACTTCGATTCGACTGATTCTGAAATCCAAACCGAAATTAAGAATTTCGAACGGCAAATCCGCAACACAAAGAAATTCTCCATCAAAACGGAACTCTTTGAGACAAAATACGCTTCATAAAAAATAA
- a CDS encoding TetR/AcrR family transcriptional regulator, with product MKKETQNRQKGKERREDILNCARNFFFAKGYDTTSIQDIIDELGIAKGTFYHHFNSKEELLMELIKTMSDELTKDLLVKVKSRNPKNTLDKLKIIQELHFNWIKENPEMVFFFLKAIYLPQNLTLKAKLEKEIVKRDIAFLTDLISEGQKDGSFFNTMPAEFLAESITAMGYVQNEKFGLFILGFNESTPESIYENSKNAHELFASILGIKNPSEFPFPKKELILSAEKLREFSKETEKQNIAPKNQTDPPSLTKKGGKSK from the coding sequence ATGAAAAAGGAAACACAAAATAGACAAAAAGGCAAAGAAAGAAGAGAAGACATTCTCAATTGTGCTCGAAATTTCTTTTTTGCAAAAGGTTACGACACTACGTCGATCCAAGACATTATCGACGAACTCGGAATCGCAAAAGGGACATTCTATCATCATTTCAATTCTAAGGAAGAGCTTCTGATGGAATTGATCAAAACCATGTCCGACGAACTGACAAAAGATCTTCTCGTAAAAGTCAAATCCAGAAATCCCAAAAACACATTAGATAAACTTAAAATCATTCAAGAACTGCATTTCAACTGGATCAAAGAAAATCCGGAAATGGTATTCTTCTTTTTAAAGGCGATTTATCTTCCGCAAAACCTCACACTAAAGGCCAAGTTGGAAAAGGAAATCGTCAAAAGGGACATTGCGTTTTTAACGGATCTTATCTCGGAAGGACAAAAAGACGGTTCTTTTTTCAACACAATGCCCGCGGAATTTTTAGCCGAATCGATCACTGCAATGGGCTATGTACAAAATGAAAAATTCGGACTTTTTATACTTGGATTCAACGAAAGTACTCCCGAATCCATTTATGAAAACAGTAAAAACGCCCACGAATTATTTGCATCGATTCTCGGAATCAAAAATCCTTCCGAGTTTCCCTTTCCAAAAAAAGAATTGATCTTATCCGCCGAAAAACTGCGTGAGTTTTCAAAAGAGACTGAAAAACAAAATATCGCTCCAAAAAACCAAACAGATCCGCCGTCGTTAACCAAAAAAGGAGGAAAGTCCAAATAG
- a CDS encoding spore coat biosynthesis protein F, which yields MSGILSTPKIYALIQARTASTRLPGKVLKEFPFGSGKTLIDRIQDRIRTLLDEDQIYYLIPEKDEELRSFLEKRNYRYFCGNLFDVRDRYIQASELLDAKWILRLTGDNPFYDTTHLDQLLQTFQFAKPDLAYVRNLPLGMGGEIFTTDALRWTPDVLEEKHKEHVSLHIKENSERFQILKLSSLLTEKEKEVLPNLRLTIDEPKDFETTAAIFKVFIDQNPLFGAKECIDLYEQNPSLFYGNREVEQIRFQVPAVPEEKKNRIGVLAGNPKQFGSGHFERSRILFALLSARGYEAVWYRDFPKDGDSKLLIIDSRDIPIPEYSKTKILLLDHFGPDRNRYDHYEILPHPKIKDDFSTDQILISPRLKELSVVSESYLLCYAGNIDPQFTKKLDSYLESLCDLEKTDKVIRIGGSSQKSGSIDYYPRISMFEFQNRLAACSGFIGYFGQSLFEAVFLRKKVSTYSIGPVHASLSIVSEKEYGIPYAGDLNSENFGKHRELKKSTRSISGDGYSLLLNEIKKILNS from the coding sequence ATGAGTGGTATACTTTCAACGCCTAAAATCTATGCGTTGATTCAGGCCAGAACCGCTTCAACACGGCTTCCGGGAAAAGTCCTAAAGGAATTCCCTTTCGGTTCCGGAAAAACCCTGATCGATCGGATTCAAGACAGAATCCGAACCCTACTCGACGAAGACCAAATTTATTATCTCATTCCCGAAAAAGACGAAGAGCTTCGCTCGTTTTTAGAAAAAAGAAATTATCGTTATTTCTGCGGAAACCTATTTGACGTAAGAGATCGTTATATACAGGCTTCCGAGTTACTCGACGCAAAATGGATCCTCCGTTTGACCGGCGATAATCCGTTTTACGATACGACTCATCTTGATCAGCTTTTACAGACATTCCAATTTGCAAAACCGGATCTAGCCTATGTGAGAAATTTACCTTTAGGAATGGGCGGTGAAATTTTTACAACGGACGCATTGCGGTGGACTCCGGACGTTCTTGAAGAAAAACATAAGGAACACGTTAGTCTTCATATCAAAGAAAATTCGGAACGATTTCAAATCCTCAAACTGTCCTCTCTATTGACCGAGAAAGAAAAGGAAGTTCTTCCAAATTTAAGACTTACAATCGATGAACCCAAGGATTTCGAAACTACCGCTGCGATTTTTAAAGTTTTTATCGATCAAAATCCACTTTTTGGCGCAAAGGAATGTATCGATCTCTACGAACAAAATCCGAGTCTGTTTTATGGAAATCGGGAGGTGGAACAGATTCGATTTCAAGTTCCCGCAGTTCCCGAAGAAAAAAAAAATCGAATCGGGGTTTTAGCGGGCAATCCGAAACAGTTTGGAAGCGGGCATTTTGAACGTTCCCGGATTTTATTCGCACTGCTTTCCGCTCGGGGATACGAAGCCGTTTGGTATCGGGATTTTCCGAAAGACGGAGATTCAAAACTGTTGATCATCGATTCAAGAGACATTCCAATTCCAGAATATTCCAAAACTAAAATTTTACTTTTGGATCATTTCGGACCGGACCGAAACCGATACGACCATTACGAAATTCTACCGCATCCTAAAATAAAAGATGATTTTTCTACGGATCAAATTCTCATCTCCCCGAGACTAAAGGAGCTTTCCGTCGTATCGGAATCGTATCTTCTTTGTTACGCAGGGAACATCGATCCGCAGTTTACAAAAAAATTGGATTCTTATTTAGAATCGCTTTGCGATTTGGAAAAGACGGACAAGGTAATTCGAATCGGAGGATCCTCCCAAAAATCCGGATCGATCGACTACTACCCGCGGATCTCTATGTTTGAATTTCAAAATCGATTGGCGGCTTGTTCCGGTTTTATCGGCTACTTCGGACAATCCTTGTTTGAAGCGGTATTTTTAAGAAAAAAAGTTTCCACCTATTCGATCGGCCCGGTGCATGCTTCGCTTTCCATCGTAAGCGAAAAAGAATACGGAATTCCCTATGCAGGCGATTTGAATTCTGAAAATTTCGGAAAACATCGCGAGCTCAAAAAAAGCACCCGTTCGATTTCCGGAGACGGATATTCTCTGTTGTTAAACGAAATCAAAAAAATCTTAAATTCTTAA
- a CDS encoding spiro-SPASM protein — MKFPISHSAIFLNKETIRLLESISKTEKSDLLRISLSKLAKVLPDAEVFFNAWPFSEKPNTYNFLNIHILEDSFADSFLKKVSSKLPESRTGDTDWDDASFFYFSGLFPCLDETLSKELYERHDRYLSQYSYSENLPAGIVPTIVSREFTKSLPETLKTTVHEYLLKNINHYDVEIFYNAPDLRQYRLDFSIQNRRSLNLVRGFLNSKKEWNYSEIQPWISKHPEVFRTGPSYLELEIYRGCDLSCSFCPRQFSDNGKDGNQFSVEFLANLLKQQEESFSNEYSLCFGGMGEPLLHLQLPELLSTSLKYPLLQELMIETALYTDLNALLKFLEKLESFDKERITWIINLTTRNAEKYENLYGKNKLAAVLANLERLEKIFPKNRIYLQFLKIQEAEDEVETWVDETEKQGYGVILQKYNRYAGLMPEKRVTDLTPIQREFCWHLNRDLYVNSDGAVSVCKQTQGKEFGNLHKEKLIDIWQKGLPVFADSLNGKHETTGAPCLSCDEWYTFNA, encoded by the coding sequence ATGAAGTTTCCAATCTCTCATTCCGCAATCTTTCTAAATAAGGAAACGATTCGTCTCCTGGAGTCGATTTCCAAAACGGAAAAGAGCGATTTGTTGCGAATCTCTCTTTCCAAACTTGCAAAAGTTCTACCCGATGCCGAAGTTTTTTTCAACGCCTGGCCTTTCTCGGAAAAGCCAAATACATATAATTTTTTGAATATTCATATTTTAGAAGACTCATTCGCGGATTCTTTTTTAAAAAAAGTATCCAGTAAACTTCCCGAATCAAGAACCGGAGATACCGATTGGGACGATGCTTCCTTTTTTTATTTTTCCGGTTTATTTCCGTGTTTGGACGAAACACTGAGCAAAGAATTGTATGAAAGACACGATCGTTATCTTTCTCAATATTCCTACAGCGAAAATCTTCCTGCCGGAATCGTTCCGACGATCGTCTCCAGAGAATTTACAAAAAGTCTTCCTGAAACTCTGAAAACGACGGTCCACGAATATCTTCTCAAAAATATCAATCACTACGACGTCGAAATCTTTTACAACGCGCCCGATCTGAGACAATATAGACTGGATTTCTCGATTCAAAACAGAAGGTCTTTGAATTTAGTCAGAGGGTTTTTAAATTCAAAAAAAGAATGGAACTATTCCGAAATTCAACCGTGGATTTCAAAACATCCGGAAGTTTTCAGAACGGGACCGTCGTATCTCGAATTGGAAATCTACAGGGGTTGCGATCTCAGTTGTAGCTTTTGCCCTAGACAATTCAGCGATAACGGAAAAGACGGAAATCAGTTTAGTGTGGAATTTTTAGCGAACCTTCTCAAACAACAGGAAGAATCGTTTTCAAACGAATACAGCCTATGTTTTGGTGGAATGGGAGAGCCCCTACTTCATCTGCAATTACCGGAACTGCTTAGCACATCCTTAAAATATCCTTTACTCCAAGAACTGATGATCGAAACAGCGCTTTATACGGATCTGAACGCACTTTTGAAATTTTTAGAGAAATTAGAATCCTTTGATAAAGAGCGAATAACGTGGATCATAAACCTAACGACTCGAAACGCAGAAAAATACGAAAATCTCTACGGAAAAAATAAATTGGCTGCGGTTCTTGCAAATTTAGAACGTTTGGAAAAAATATTTCCTAAAAATAGAATCTATCTTCAATTTCTAAAAATCCAAGAGGCCGAGGACGAAGTCGAAACCTGGGTGGACGAAACAGAAAAACAAGGTTATGGAGTCATCCTTCAAAAATACAATCGATACGCGGGGCTCATGCCTGAAAAAAGGGTCACCGATCTCACTCCGATCCAAAGAGAATTCTGTTGGCATCTAAACCGGGATCTCTACGTAAACTCGGATGGAGCCGTATCCGTTTGCAAACAAACTCAAGGAAAAGAATTTGGAAATTTGCATAAAGAAAAATTAATAGACATTTGGCAAAAAGGACTACCCGTTTTTGCGGATTCGTTAAACGGAAAACACGAAACCACGGGCGCTCCCTGTTTGAGTTGTGATGAGTGGTATACTTTCAACGCCTAA
- a CDS encoding putative peptidyl-prolyl cis-trans isomerase, which translates to MFVFFFLQKPVQTAESLNRVIATVGTVSISELDLDDAGDKYNRIQKHLKHEDFRKSLRTRILDFMIDRAIVDVVAEEESIQVNEQRVESEIEKRMEVMGISNRKQFEKAMEASSGMPFELWVTELPYQIKKGQLLQLKIAVPPPSEHEIRTWYVQNKDKVGFEIRYRIIAISPENDSIKEENKLYKEVSEIRKSVLADPSSFALIAGSPRNDPSLRSRRGMVEWISSFDLYKYSKITATIAAPLPNGGVSDVFRDERKRYCLLKIEGKRPTPMDNLRGGIQNILYRDKEEDIFHKWLKESRAEIPIQIFDEAYKKENKIPTKEEHLNVD; encoded by the coding sequence ATGTTTGTGTTTTTCTTTCTCCAAAAACCCGTCCAAACCGCGGAATCCCTCAATCGTGTGATCGCAACCGTGGGAACCGTCTCCATTTCAGAACTCGACTTGGATGACGCCGGCGACAAATACAATCGGATTCAAAAACATTTAAAACACGAAGATTTCAGAAAATCTCTGAGAACGAGAATCCTCGACTTTATGATCGATCGCGCCATCGTAGACGTAGTCGCCGAAGAAGAATCCATCCAAGTAAACGAACAAAGAGTGGAATCCGAAATCGAAAAAAGAATGGAAGTAATGGGAATCTCCAATCGAAAACAATTTGAAAAAGCGATGGAAGCCTCTTCCGGAATGCCTTTCGAACTCTGGGTAACCGAGCTTCCATATCAAATTAAAAAGGGACAACTGCTTCAGTTAAAAATCGCAGTGCCTCCGCCGAGCGAACACGAAATCAGAACCTGGTATGTTCAAAACAAAGATAAAGTCGGGTTTGAAATTCGATATAGAATCATTGCTATCTCTCCGGAAAACGATTCCATCAAAGAAGAAAACAAACTCTACAAAGAAGTTTCCGAAATTAGAAAATCGGTTCTTGCGGATCCTTCTTCCTTTGCGCTCATCGCAGGTTCTCCCAGAAACGATCCATCTCTTAGGTCCAGAAGAGGAATGGTGGAATGGATTTCCTCCTTCGATCTCTACAAATACAGCAAGATAACGGCGACAATCGCAGCCCCGCTTCCAAACGGCGGAGTATCCGACGTGTTTCGGGACGAAAGAAAACGATACTGTCTTTTAAAGATAGAGGGCAAAAGACCCACTCCTATGGATAATTTAAGAGGGGGAATCCAGAATATCCTTTATCGAGACAAGGAAGAAGACATCTTTCATAAATGGCTGAAAGAATCCAGAGCCGAAATTCCGATTCAGATTTTCGACGAAGCCTACAAAAAAGAAAACAAGATCCCGACCAAAGAAGAACATCTGAACGTCGATTGA
- a CDS encoding methyl-accepting chemotaxis protein, which produces MSIRFRISLYISIVLFIGFLILTAINSVTSYQNLKSEAENSSSLTSERWSLEVKGILDSTMFYVKGFSSPLKFASPSRELMIASLREVVSGNPNFYGMGLVFEPNGYDSLDAKYRNTVGHDSTGRFVPYIHKTNDKDKLVLEAVVAYENMDASGDFYQIPKKQNISVVTDPYMYPVSGGEYILVISLVSPINTNGKFRGAIGIDLRIDELQNRFGNIKPFRDQGFLTLISPSGIYAVNGENPELIGKAIPDKEELDFYLKENKEGKKFILSSKGNTNYYFPFQIGEDKGYWVMQISIPNSIYIKEVLEILFKSFLTAILILISVLICLNFIFQKLITSGLLKAIGFSEEIAKGNLVAQKEYNRSDEIGTLLHSMNVMRENLLKVVREIGGSANILKNTSHKMADSSRSFSDVAQTQASAAEESSAAVEELAASAQNVGKSMEKAVSSMKEIDGNVDKLKEQIANINGEMQDLVRLAAQSKEQGLTGENAMVASTSAMAAIGESASRITEILSIITEISEKTNLLALNAAIEAARAGEAGKGFAVVAEEIGKLASQTSTSVQEIGALVNSTNTAVLNGNSKVSEASTVLKKLREQVEEFDRYAKNVLSSVKTQEENTMEISHSANELMNFSLQIEEAVLEQRRATDEITKTIVSISDGTQEIAGGADDLTSFSEDMHGQAEQLGQLIGKFKTN; this is translated from the coding sequence ATGAGCATTCGTTTTCGTATTTCTCTTTATATTTCCATCGTATTATTTATCGGGTTTTTGATTTTAACAGCGATCAATTCCGTTACTTCGTATCAGAATTTAAAATCCGAAGCGGAGAATAGTTCTTCTCTCACATCGGAACGATGGTCCTTGGAAGTAAAAGGGATTTTAGACTCCACAATGTTTTACGTAAAAGGTTTTTCTTCCCCTTTGAAGTTCGCATCCCCATCCAGAGAACTGATGATCGCTTCTCTGCGGGAAGTAGTCAGCGGAAATCCAAATTTTTACGGAATGGGACTCGTTTTCGAACCGAACGGCTATGACTCTTTAGACGCCAAATATCGAAACACAGTGGGTCACGATTCTACCGGAAGATTTGTGCCTTATATTCATAAAACCAATGATAAAGATAAGTTAGTGTTGGAAGCTGTAGTTGCTTATGAGAATATGGATGCTTCCGGAGATTTTTATCAAATCCCTAAAAAGCAAAATATTTCCGTAGTGACTGACCCTTACATGTATCCGGTAAGTGGCGGAGAATACATTTTAGTGATTTCTTTAGTGAGTCCGATCAATACAAACGGAAAATTTCGAGGAGCGATCGGAATCGATTTAAGAATCGATGAGTTGCAAAATCGTTTTGGAAACATAAAACCGTTCCGAGATCAGGGATTTCTTACCTTGATTTCTCCCAGTGGAATCTATGCGGTTAACGGAGAAAACCCAGAACTGATCGGCAAAGCAATTCCCGACAAAGAAGAATTAGATTTTTATTTAAAAGAAAATAAGGAAGGTAAGAAATTTATTCTTTCTTCCAAGGGAAATACGAACTATTATTTTCCGTTTCAAATAGGAGAGGATAAAGGTTACTGGGTAATGCAGATCAGTATCCCGAATTCCATTTATATAAAAGAGGTTTTAGAAATCCTTTTCAAAAGTTTTTTGACTGCGATTTTGATTCTAATTTCCGTCCTGATCTGTTTGAATTTTATATTTCAAAAACTGATCACTTCCGGTCTTCTCAAAGCAATCGGATTTTCTGAAGAAATCGCAAAGGGGAATCTTGTCGCCCAAAAAGAGTACAATCGTTCCGATGAAATCGGAACCCTTCTTCATTCGATGAACGTCATGCGAGAAAATCTTCTCAAAGTGGTTCGTGAAATCGGAGGTTCCGCAAACATTCTTAAAAACACCTCTCACAAGATGGCGGATTCTTCTCGAAGTTTTTCCGATGTTGCACAAACCCAAGCTTCCGCCGCAGAAGAATCTTCGGCCGCAGTCGAAGAATTGGCGGCATCCGCTCAAAACGTCGGAAAGTCCATGGAGAAAGCCGTCTCCAGTATGAAAGAGATCGACGGAAACGTCGACAAGCTCAAAGAACAAATCGCAAACATCAACGGAGAAATGCAGGATCTTGTTCGTTTAGCGGCTCAATCCAAGGAACAAGGACTTACCGGCGAAAATGCTATGGTAGCATCCACAAGTGCGATGGCAGCTATCGGAGAAAGCGCGTCCCGGATTACGGAGATTCTTTCGATCATTACTGAGATCTCGGAAAAGACAAACCTGTTGGCGCTCAACGCTGCCATCGAAGCCGCAAGAGCAGGAGAAGCAGGAAAAGGGTTTGCGGTCGTCGCGGAAGAGATCGGAAAACTCGCGTCTCAAACATCGACAAGCGTTCAAGAAATCGGAGCATTGGTCAATTCAACAAACACCGCTGTGTTAAACGGAAACTCAAAGGTCTCGGAGGCTTCCACTGTGCTAAAAAAACTCAGGGAACAAGTCGAGGAATTTGATCGATACGCAAAAAACGTTCTCTCATCCGTAAAAACCCAGGAAGAGAACACAATGGAAATTTCACACAGTGCAAACGAACTCATGAACTTCAGTCTTCAGATCGAAGAAGCCGTTTTAGAACAAAGAAGAGCAACGGATGAAATCACAAAAACAATCGTAAGCATTTCCGATGGAACGCAAGAGATCGCCGGAGGAGCAGACGATCTCACGTCATTCTCCGAAGACATGCACGGACAAGCGGAACAGTTAGGACAACTCATCGGAAAGTTTAAAACGAATTAA
- a CDS encoding aspartate kinase, which yields MANIIVQKYGGTSVGTPERIQNVARRIKSYHDKGQHVVVVVSAMGHTTDELVDLAGKISKNPPKREMDMLLSTGEQISTALLAMALWEIGVPATSFTGSQIKLLTDGNFSNAKIKMIDRSRIDSELDNGKVVIVAGFQGIDSEENITTLGRGGSDTSAVAIAAVLGAKECEIYTDVDGVYTADPRVVPNAKKHSQITYEEMLELASLGAGVLHSRSVELGMNYDVVIHVRSSFNENPGTLVVSEDKIMEKLKVSGVTAKSDQARITIAGVPDKPGLAAGLFGELSAKHILVDMIVQSSPHNGMNTISFTIPKKDVLEARPILQSFSKTQSAREPEINENIAIVSAVGVGMKSHVGVAAGMFKALADNGINIEMISTSEIKISCVIPEDQAKVAINKIHDVFGLSA from the coding sequence ATGGCAAATATCATCGTTCAAAAATACGGCGGAACTTCCGTGGGAACCCCGGAAAGAATCCAGAACGTTGCAAGAAGAATCAAGTCCTACCACGATAAAGGTCAACACGTTGTGGTCGTAGTTTCTGCGATGGGACATACCACGGACGAGTTAGTCGATCTCGCTGGAAAAATTTCCAAAAATCCTCCCAAACGCGAGATGGATATGCTCCTCTCAACGGGTGAACAAATCTCAACCGCACTTCTGGCGATGGCTCTTTGGGAAATCGGAGTTCCCGCGACTTCTTTTACGGGATCTCAGATCAAACTCCTGACCGACGGCAATTTTTCAAATGCGAAGATCAAAATGATCGATCGCTCCAGAATCGATTCTGAACTGGATAACGGTAAGGTGGTCATCGTGGCCGGATTTCAAGGAATCGACTCCGAAGAGAATATCACGACTCTTGGCAGAGGTGGATCCGATACTTCAGCCGTAGCGATCGCCGCTGTACTTGGCGCCAAAGAATGCGAAATCTACACGGATGTGGACGGGGTTTATACCGCGGATCCGAGAGTGGTGCCAAACGCAAAAAAACATTCTCAAATTACTTACGAAGAGATGCTCGAACTCGCGAGTTTGGGCGCGGGAGTTCTCCATTCCAGAAGTGTGGAACTCGGAATGAATTATGATGTTGTAATCCATGTACGTTCCAGTTTCAACGAGAACCCGGGAACACTTGTGGTGAGCGAGGATAAAATTATGGAAAAACTAAAAGTCAGCGGAGTCACCGCAAAAAGCGACCAAGCAAGAATCACGATCGCCGGAGTTCCTGACAAACCGGGATTGGCCGCGGGGCTTTTCGGAGAACTGAGTGCGAAACACATTTTAGTGGATATGATCGTTCAATCTTCTCCGCATAACGGAATGAATACGATCTCGTTTACGATTCCCAAAAAAGACGTTCTCGAAGCACGACCGATCCTTCAGTCCTTTTCTAAAACTCAGTCCGCACGGGAGCCGGAGATCAACGAAAACATAGCGATCGTTTCCGCTGTCGGAGTCGGAATGAAATCTCACGTCGGAGTCGCCGCGGGAATGTTCAAAGCGCTTGCGGATAACGGAATCAATATCGAAATGATTTCGACTTCCGAAATTAAAATTTCTTGCGTGATCCCGGAAGACCAAGCAAAGGTAGCAATCAATAAGATCCACGACGTTTTCGGACTTTCCGCGTAA
- a CDS encoding sodium:solute symporter family protein, with translation MFSNLDWSILSVYLVFAFGAGILLSPKAGKSLISYFVADRKLPWWWLGTSMVATTFAADTPLVITGFVAADGISANWFWWSWAIGYMAMTVFFAGKWRRMEVLTDVEFVELRYGGKPATVLRMVKAFYLSILVNSIVLGWVFKAMSKITGPFLDWKHILGADGFSIVQNLWPTFLIFDSLNNTITVLILFLVVVIYSSMGGIQGVILTDLVQFALGMGGAILFAVYAVSSQGGVSGLLGKMEEIYPDKHESILSFWPDFQDASLPINVFLIFISVQWWAQYYSDGSGYLAQRIHTAKNPEEAEKGSLWFNIANFMVRTWPWVLTALVTLVVFPLHDPTRYFAEGQLVGSDREMGYPVLMKLILPSGVLGIVFASLMAAFMSTADTHINWGASYLVNDFYLRFIHPSAKDKTLVRVSRIAVVLMSIIAILVATRIQSIASAWKFLLAFASGMGLPQILRWIWWRANAWTELSGMITALVLSLILYPAFPEVRSEYLLFWVAMGSVAVSILITLLTPPVAQETLDAFVKRANPFGFWKGEESEIRLNELRTRIVFWVIGTFALFFGMFSLGYFFLLQPWQGLVCLIGFVVLGSFYWKKGFSKN, from the coding sequence ATGTTTAGTAACCTCGACTGGTCCATTCTCTCCGTATATCTCGTCTTTGCTTTTGGAGCGGGAATTCTGCTTTCACCAAAGGCGGGTAAAAGTCTCATTTCGTATTTTGTCGCCGATCGAAAACTTCCTTGGTGGTGGCTTGGCACCTCGATGGTTGCGACTACCTTTGCCGCGGATACGCCTCTCGTAATCACCGGTTTTGTCGCGGCGGATGGGATTTCGGCGAATTGGTTTTGGTGGAGCTGGGCGATCGGTTATATGGCGATGACCGTTTTTTTTGCGGGTAAATGGAGAAGAATGGAAGTCCTCACAGACGTCGAGTTTGTCGAACTTCGATACGGCGGAAAACCGGCCACCGTTTTAAGAATGGTGAAAGCCTTTTATCTAAGTATATTAGTAAATTCGATTGTACTCGGATGGGTTTTTAAGGCGATGTCCAAAATCACCGGACCCTTTCTAGATTGGAAGCACATTCTCGGAGCGGACGGATTTTCGATCGTGCAGAATCTCTGGCCTACGTTTTTAATATTCGATTCTTTGAACAACACGATCACGGTTCTGATTTTATTTTTGGTCGTCGTAATCTACAGCAGTATGGGCGGAATCCAAGGTGTGATTCTTACCGATCTCGTTCAATTCGCTCTAGGAATGGGGGGAGCCATTCTGTTTGCGGTTTACGCGGTTTCGAGTCAGGGCGGAGTATCCGGTCTTCTCGGAAAGATGGAGGAAATATATCCGGATAAACACGAATCGATCCTAAGTTTCTGGCCCGATTTTCAGGATGCCTCTCTGCCGATTAACGTTTTTCTAATATTCATTTCGGTGCAGTGGTGGGCCCAGTATTATTCGGACGGGTCCGGTTATTTGGCTCAGAGAATTCATACCGCAAAAAATCCGGAAGAAGCCGAAAAAGGTTCTCTTTGGTTCAATATCGCAAACTTTATGGTCCGCACCTGGCCTTGGGTTCTGACCGCGCTCGTAACGTTAGTCGTCTTTCCTCTGCACGATCCTACCCGGTATTTTGCCGAAGGTCAGCTCGTGGGCAGCGATCGGGAGATGGGATATCCCGTTTTGATGAAACTCATCCTTCCGAGCGGAGTTTTAGGAATCGTATTCGCCAGTTTGATGGCGGCGTTTATGTCGACCGCGGACACTCATATCAATTGGGGAGCGAGTTATCTGGTAAACGATTTTTATTTGAGATTCATTCACCCGAGTGCAAAAGACAAGACTTTGGTTCGAGTCAGTAGAATTGCGGTGGTATTGATGTCGATCATTGCGATTTTAGTCGCCACGCGGATTCAATCCATAGCGAGTGCCTGGAAATTTTTGTTAGCATTTGCTTCGGGGATGGGTTTGCCTCAAATTCTACGATGGATTTGGTGGAGAGCCAATGCTTGGACGGAACTTTCGGGAATGATTACAGCGCTTGTATTGTCTTTGATCTTGTATCCCGCGTTTCCAGAAGTAAGATCGGAATATCTTTTATTTTGGGTGGCTATGGGCTCGGTGGCAGTCTCGATTCTTATCACATTGCTGACCCCTCCCGTAGCTCAAGAAACGTTAGACGCTTTTGTTAAGAGGGCTAACCCGTTCGGATTTTGGAAAGGCGAAGAAAGCGAAATTCGTTTAAACGAACTTCGGACACGAATCGTTTTCTGGGTCATCGGAACCTTTGCTTTATTTTTTGGAATGTTTTCTTTGGGATATTTTTTTCTGCTGCAACCTTGGCAGGGACTTGTTTGTCTGATCGGTTTTGTCGTGTTAGGAAGTTTTTATTGGAAGAAAGGGTTTAGCAAAAACTAA